A single window of Actinoallomurus bryophytorum DNA harbors:
- a CDS encoding TetR/AcrR family transcriptional regulator C-terminal domain-containing protein — MDGREASRSGQIVAELRRRIETGELAPGDRVPSTREITRRWNVAMATATKVLTQLRHEGLVRAVPGVGTVVGTGVSPGTVPPRDVPRTGAASSRKSGADRTLTRARIVTTAIAVADAEGLASVSMRRVAGELGVATMSLYRHVTDKDDLLTRMMDTSFSEWPFPDEPPAGWRERLELAGRMLWAMFRRHPWLAWALSVTRPQPVANAIPFTEWVLASLDGHGLDLQTMLTTHITLFNHVRGTAINIETEVEAEALSGLDADEWINTQVPALRAVLATGRFPTFERLVAEDYDFDLDDLFEFGMHRILDGVAVLLGETPS, encoded by the coding sequence GTGGACGGCAGGGAAGCATCGCGCTCCGGCCAGATCGTCGCCGAACTACGGCGGCGGATCGAGACGGGTGAGCTGGCGCCGGGCGACCGGGTGCCCTCGACCCGGGAGATCACCCGGCGGTGGAACGTCGCGATGGCGACCGCCACCAAGGTGCTCACGCAGCTCCGTCACGAAGGCCTGGTCCGCGCGGTGCCCGGCGTCGGCACGGTCGTCGGTACCGGTGTGAGTCCGGGGACCGTGCCTCCACGGGACGTCCCGCGCACTGGTGCGGCTTCGTCCCGCAAGAGCGGCGCGGACCGGACGCTGACGCGCGCGCGGATCGTCACCACGGCCATCGCCGTCGCCGACGCCGAGGGCCTGGCCTCGGTCTCGATGCGCCGGGTGGCCGGAGAGCTCGGCGTAGCGACGATGTCGTTGTACCGGCACGTCACGGACAAGGACGACCTGCTGACGCGGATGATGGACACCAGCTTCTCAGAATGGCCGTTCCCCGACGAACCGCCGGCGGGCTGGCGTGAGCGGCTCGAGCTCGCAGGCCGGATGCTGTGGGCGATGTTCCGCCGGCATCCGTGGCTCGCGTGGGCCCTCTCGGTGACACGGCCACAGCCGGTCGCCAACGCCATACCGTTCACCGAGTGGGTGCTCGCCTCCCTGGACGGCCACGGCCTCGACCTCCAGACGATGCTCACCACGCACATCACGCTGTTCAACCACGTGCGCGGCACCGCGATCAACATCGAGACCGAGGTGGAGGCCGAAGCGCTCAGCGGCCTGGACGCCGACGAGTGGATCAACACCCAGGTGCCGGCGCTGCGCGCGGTCCTCGCCACCGGCCGGTTCCCGACCTTCGAGCGGCTCGTCGCGGAGGACTACGACTTCGACCTCGACGACCTCTTCGAGTTCGGCATGCATCGCATCCTCGACGGCGTCGCCGTGCTCCTCGGCGAGACGCCGTCCTGA
- a CDS encoding D-alanyl-D-alanine carboxypeptidase family protein, with product MLPPAEETGGPRRHNGRALAIVCAVAGLLLLALVAFQMVRPLPSARLRLVTPVSHTIPGALNLPWPAAGQAVLDVDGVGRMGASGSLQPTPTASVAKVMTAYVFLQDHPLRGGEEGPTYHVSPEEAARLPWRISRDETHVDVVANQPFTEREALEALMIVSANNIAHELARWDSGGDAPFAAKMNSTARRLGMTGTHYTDPSGFDATTVSTAADQVRLFRAAMRIPAFAEVVSKPTFTPRTGGQTRSGANTLLGSYGVIGGKTGFTSQAGGNYVFAVRTGGRLLIGAVMAQQHTTSSAVAVSAAQSLILAAESSLTRVTLAPRGAVVARVDDGYGHRIPLAATVPVTATGWPGLTLRLSVGGKPPRHAPAGRTVASVTAGGEHTALRLVRPLRAPSLLDRLTRLG from the coding sequence ATGTTGCCACCCGCCGAGGAGACCGGCGGGCCGAGGCGGCATAACGGCCGTGCACTGGCGATCGTCTGCGCGGTCGCCGGGTTGCTGCTGCTCGCGCTCGTCGCGTTCCAGATGGTACGCCCGCTGCCGTCGGCACGGCTGCGGCTCGTCACGCCCGTGAGCCACACCATCCCCGGCGCGCTGAACCTCCCCTGGCCGGCCGCCGGTCAGGCCGTGCTCGACGTCGACGGGGTCGGCCGGATGGGCGCCTCGGGCAGCCTGCAGCCGACACCGACGGCGAGCGTCGCCAAGGTGATGACCGCCTATGTCTTCCTCCAGGACCATCCGCTGCGCGGGGGCGAGGAGGGGCCCACCTACCACGTCTCCCCCGAGGAGGCCGCCCGGCTGCCCTGGCGGATCTCGCGCGACGAGACGCACGTCGACGTGGTCGCGAACCAGCCGTTCACCGAACGGGAGGCCCTCGAGGCGCTGATGATCGTCTCGGCGAACAACATCGCGCACGAGCTCGCCCGCTGGGACTCCGGCGGCGACGCGCCGTTCGCGGCGAAGATGAACTCCACGGCGCGCCGGCTCGGCATGACCGGCACCCACTACACCGACCCCAGCGGGTTCGACGCGACCACCGTGAGCACCGCGGCCGACCAGGTGCGCCTGTTCCGCGCGGCGATGCGGATCCCCGCCTTCGCCGAGGTGGTGAGCAAGCCGACGTTCACCCCGCGCACCGGCGGCCAGACGCGCTCGGGCGCGAACACCCTGCTCGGGTCGTACGGCGTGATCGGTGGCAAGACCGGGTTCACGAGCCAGGCCGGGGGCAACTACGTCTTCGCCGTGCGGACGGGCGGGCGGCTGCTCATCGGCGCGGTGATGGCCCAGCAGCACACGACCAGCTCGGCGGTGGCAGTATCCGCCGCGCAGTCGCTGATCCTGGCGGCCGAGAGCTCGCTCACCCGCGTCACCCTGGCGCCGCGTGGTGCCGTGGTGGCACGGGTCGACGACGGCTACGGGCACCGGATCCCGCTGGCCGCCACCGTGCCGGTCACCGCGACCGGCTGGCCCGGCCTCACCCTCCGGCTCAGCGTCGGGGGAAAGCCGCCTCGGCACGCGCCCGCCGGCCGTACCGTCGCCTCGGTCACCGCGGGCGGCGAGCACACCGCGCTCAGGCTCGTCCGGCCGCTGCGGGCACCGAGTCTCCTGGACCGCCTGACCCGGCTCGGCTGA
- a CDS encoding SDR family NAD(P)-dependent oxidoreductase: protein MPTALITGATAGIGAAFARRLSADGFDLILLARDSERLARAAEEYGGAEVVVADLSTEEGIVRGEEAARRADLVVNNAGFGQKGRFLEVPIEDEVTMLRVHCEAVLRLTYAALPEMRERGRGGVINVASVAAFFSRGTYGASKAWVVSFSEGVAQAVPGVHVMALCPGFVHTEFHDRANIDMSGMPGAFWLDADNVVDTAIRDFRRGLSTSVPGAQYRTLVGASRFLPRNLVARLSSRTGHKYR, encoded by the coding sequence ATGCCCACCGCACTCATCACCGGCGCGACCGCCGGAATCGGCGCCGCCTTCGCCCGCCGGCTCTCCGCAGACGGTTTCGACCTGATCCTGCTCGCCCGCGACTCCGAGCGGCTCGCGCGCGCCGCCGAGGAGTACGGCGGCGCCGAGGTGGTCGTCGCCGACCTGTCCACGGAGGAGGGCATCGTCCGGGGCGAGGAGGCGGCGCGGCGCGCCGACCTGGTGGTCAACAACGCCGGGTTCGGGCAGAAGGGCCGGTTCCTCGAGGTGCCGATCGAGGACGAGGTGACCATGCTGCGGGTGCACTGCGAGGCGGTGCTTCGCCTGACGTACGCGGCGCTGCCGGAGATGCGCGAGCGCGGTCGCGGTGGCGTCATCAACGTCGCCTCGGTCGCGGCGTTCTTCTCCCGCGGCACCTATGGAGCCTCGAAGGCATGGGTGGTGAGCTTCAGCGAGGGCGTGGCACAGGCCGTTCCCGGCGTGCACGTCATGGCGCTGTGCCCGGGCTTCGTGCACACGGAGTTCCACGATCGCGCGAACATCGACATGTCCGGCATGCCCGGGGCGTTCTGGCTCGACGCGGACAACGTCGTCGACACCGCGATACGCGACTTCCGCCGTGGCCTGAGCACGAGCGTTCCCGGCGCCCAGTACAGGACACTCGTCGGCGCGAGCCGCTTCCTGCCGCGCAACCTCGTCGCACGGCTCTCCTCCCGTACCGGCCACAAGTACCGCTGA
- a CDS encoding DoxX family protein produces MFVVTLILAILLALAFGASGAQKLAGAKLASDSAGHLGIPIGRFRLIGVPELLGAIGLLVGLAVWPLGVAAAAGLVVLMAGAVVFHLRAGDKIAGFGPALALGLLAAVELVLRVLSA; encoded by the coding sequence ATGTTCGTCGTCACGCTGATCCTCGCCATCCTGCTCGCCCTGGCGTTCGGCGCCTCCGGGGCACAGAAGCTCGCCGGCGCCAAGCTGGCCTCGGACTCCGCCGGCCACCTCGGCATCCCGATCGGCCGCTTCCGGCTGATCGGCGTCCCCGAGCTGCTCGGCGCGATCGGCCTGCTCGTCGGCCTCGCCGTCTGGCCGCTGGGCGTCGCGGCCGCCGCCGGTCTGGTGGTGCTGATGGCCGGTGCCGTCGTCTTCCACCTCCGCGCCGGCGACAAGATCGCGGGGTTCGGGCCGGCCCTCGCCCTGGGCCTCCTGGCGGCCGTCGAGCTCGTCCTCCGCGTCCTCAGCGCCTGA
- a CDS encoding flavin-containing monooxygenase: protein MSESCGVVIIGAGFGGIGMAIRLRRAGVRDVVVLEKAATLGGTWRDNIYPGAACDIPSHLYSFSFERRRDWSRRFPPQEEILAYLRDCAAKYGIEPRFGKEVEEASFDEDHGLWRVRTTAGEELTARALVAACGQLNRPAYPGVPNAFGGTAFHSARWNHGYDLRGKRVAVIGTGASAIQFVPHVAEQAEQVHVFQRTPPYVVEKPDRPYAGWERWLLRWVPALRTLSRIRTYALLEARGLAFITAPRLMRRYERAFRQRLAAEVPGDALRTALTPEYVMGCKRILLSDDYYAALRRPDVELVTEPIERISETGVVTAGGRERTVDAVIYGTGFRTHGFVAPMSVRGLGGRELNDAWREGAEAYLGIAVSGFPNLFLIYGPNTNLGHNSIIYMLESQFNYVVGCVRALARARYIDVRPDVQHAFNREIQGRFRGTVWARGCTSWYMNADGKIVNNWPGYTFAYRRATRRPDPRDFRVKV, encoded by the coding sequence ATGTCTGAGTCGTGCGGTGTCGTCATTATCGGGGCCGGTTTCGGCGGGATCGGGATGGCGATCCGGCTCAGACGTGCGGGTGTTCGTGACGTGGTCGTCCTGGAGAAGGCCGCCACGCTGGGCGGCACCTGGCGGGACAACATCTACCCGGGCGCGGCCTGCGACATCCCCTCCCACCTGTACTCCTTCTCCTTCGAGCGCCGGCGTGACTGGTCCCGCAGGTTTCCGCCGCAGGAGGAGATCTTGGCCTACCTGCGGGACTGCGCCGCCAAGTACGGGATCGAACCGAGGTTCGGCAAAGAGGTCGAGGAGGCCTCCTTCGACGAGGACCACGGGCTGTGGCGGGTGCGCACGACCGCGGGTGAGGAGCTCACGGCGCGGGCGCTGGTCGCCGCGTGTGGCCAGCTCAACCGGCCGGCCTACCCCGGTGTCCCGAACGCCTTCGGGGGTACGGCCTTCCACTCGGCGCGCTGGAACCACGGCTATGACCTGAGGGGCAAGCGCGTGGCGGTGATCGGCACCGGGGCGAGCGCCATCCAGTTCGTGCCGCACGTGGCCGAGCAGGCCGAACAGGTGCACGTCTTCCAGCGGACGCCCCCGTACGTCGTCGAAAAGCCCGACCGGCCCTACGCCGGGTGGGAGCGGTGGCTGTTGCGGTGGGTACCGGCGCTGCGGACGCTGAGCCGGATCAGGACCTACGCGCTGCTCGAGGCGCGCGGGCTGGCGTTCATCACCGCGCCTCGCCTGATGCGCCGCTACGAGCGGGCCTTCCGGCAGAGGCTCGCCGCGGAGGTCCCCGGCGACGCGCTCCGCACCGCACTGACCCCTGAGTACGTGATGGGATGTAAGCGCATCCTGCTGTCGGATGACTACTACGCCGCCCTGCGCCGGCCGGACGTCGAGCTGGTGACCGAGCCGATCGAGCGGATCTCCGAGACGGGCGTGGTCACCGCCGGCGGCCGGGAGCGTACGGTCGACGCGGTCATCTACGGCACCGGGTTCCGTACGCACGGCTTCGTGGCGCCGATGTCCGTACGCGGCCTGGGCGGGCGGGAGCTGAACGACGCGTGGCGCGAGGGCGCCGAGGCGTACCTCGGGATCGCGGTGAGCGGCTTCCCCAACCTGTTCCTGATCTACGGGCCGAACACCAACCTCGGCCACAACTCGATCATCTACATGCTGGAGTCGCAGTTCAACTACGTCGTCGGCTGCGTCCGTGCCCTGGCACGCGCGAGGTACATCGACGTGCGGCCGGATGTCCAGCACGCCTTCAACCGGGAGATCCAGGGCAGGTTCCGCGGCACGGTGTGGGCCAGGGGCTGCACGAGCTGGTACATGAACGCGGACGGAAAGATCGTCAACAACTGGCCCGGCTACACCTTCGCCTACCGGCGTGCGACCCGGCGCCCGGACCCCCGCGACTTTCGCGTGAAGGTGTGA